The genomic DNA GAACGGCGTGCGCACCATTTTCGAACAGTTGCGCCCCGGGGGCGTGTTCGGAGACGTGCTCGCGTTTTCGGGCACGGACGCCAGTTTTTTCATCGTATGCGACGAGGACTGCGAGATCCTCTTCATCGACTACGAGCATATCGTCAAGCGCTGCGAAAAGGCGTGCACGCATCACAGCGTAGTGGTGCAGAACCTCGTAAAACTGATGAGCGAAAAGACGCAGGCGCTTTCCGAACATCTGGAAATTTTAAGCCGCCGCACCATCCGCGAAAAACTTCTGGCATACTTCGTGACCGCTGCGACGAAAAACAAAAATTATTATTTCACCCTGCCCTTTTCGCAGACAAGCCTTGCCGACTATATCTGCGTGGACAGGAGCGCCATGGTGCGCGAACTCAAAAAGATGAGCCGCGACGGCATCATAGAAATGGACAAGCGCAACGTGAAACTTTGCGCGCAATATTTTAAAAAGTAAAAAACAAGAGCCTGTTCCGAAAGGAACAGGCTCTATTTTTACAGACATTCCTGCAAAATTTGTAAAATATCTTTTTCCGTAAGCGGCGACCAGGCATTTTCCAGCCCCTCGTTTACGGCGATATGATGCGCCATTTCGCCGAGGCGCTCGCTGCCGATGCCCACTTCTTTGAGCGTCATGGGCAGGCCGAGCGAAACAAAATACGCATACGTCTTTTCGATCGCCTCGTTCGCGACGGCAAAACCGTCCTTGCCGTTTACTTCGATCCCCCATACGTTTTGGGCGTAATTTACAAAGCGTTCGAGCGTCTTTTCGCTCAGGATATGCCGCATCCATCGGGGCGTGACGATGGCGAGCCCCACGCCGTGCGTGATGTCGTAATACCCGCTGAGCGCGTGTTCGATGGCGTGGCACGGCCAGCCCGAATAGCGGTTGCCCAACCCCGCGATGCCGTTGCAGCCCAAAGAACTTGCCCACATCAGTTGTGCGCGCGCCTCGTAATCGTTCGGATCCCCAATCGCTTTGGGCGCATAACGGATGACCGTCTTTAGCAAACTTTCGCAAATTTTATCGGCGAGATAGTTGTTGGGCGCGGTAAAATACTGCTCGATCACGTGGTTCATGATATCCGCCGCGCCCGCCGCAGTCTGCCGCGCGGAAACGGTATAGGTGTATTCGGGGTCTAAAATCGAGAGCGCGGGGAAGAGATGCCCGTCGAGATAGCCGACTTTGTCGTTGGTATCGGGCTTGGAGATGACCGCGCCCCAGTCGTATTCGCTGCCCGTGGCGGAGAGGGTGAGCACGGTGACGAGCGGAAGCGCCTTTTTTGTAGGGACTTTGCCCGTGATGAGATCCCACGCCTGCCCGTCGTAACACGCGGCGGCGCAGATCGCCTTGGAACAGTCGAGCACGCTGCCGCCGCCCACCGCGAGGACGACTTCGACGCCTTTTTCCTTGCACATCTTCGCGCCCTCCTCCACGCTTTGCAGTTTGGGGTTGGGTTCGATGCCCGAAAGTTCGTAGATCTCGAAACCGTCCAACAGTTTTTTCACCTTGTCGTACAGTCCGATCTTTCGGATACTGCCGCCGCCGTAAGTGAGCAGTACTTTTTTGCCGTAAGCGGCGAGCCTTGCGGGCAGTTCTTCCACCTGTCCTTTGCCGAACAGCACGCGCGTAGGCGTGCAATACTCAAAATTTTCCATAATAATTCGCTCCTTATCGAATTTATATTCCGTAAACGAGATCGCGGACGATCTCGCCCGCCATCATGAGCCCCGCCGACGCTGGCACGAAACTGACGCTGCCCACAAATTTTTCGCCCGCGGCGGCAGCCGACCTGTCTATTTTTTCGGGCGGCTCCTCCGAGTAGATCGCCTTGACGCCCGTGATCCCCGTCTTTTTCAGTTCCCGCCGCACGATACGGGCGAGCGGGCACACTTTCGTATCTTCCAGAGGCGCCGCGCGGAAAGCACAGCCGAGTTTGTTGCCCGCGCCCATGCAACTGACGACGGGCACGCCAGCCGCCCGCGCCGAGGCGATGAGGCGCACTTTGTCCGCCACGCTGTCGATTGCGTCCGCCACATAGGAAAAGGCGGAAAAATCGTACTCCGCGGCGGTCTTTGCGTCGAAATACAGCGTCTTTATATGCACTTTGCAGTCGGGATTGATATCCGCGATGCGCTCTTGCATCACTTCCGTCTTGTACCGCCCCACCGTAGAGCGGAGAGCGACGAGTTGTCGGTTCAGATTGGAGGGCGAAACCACGTCCGCATCGGTCAGGGTGAGTTCCCCCACGCCGCAGCGCGCGAGCGCTTCCGCCGCATACGAACCGACGCCGCCCAGCCCGAACAGCGCCACGTGCGCACCCGCAAGTTTCCGCACGCCGCCCTCCCCGAGAAGGGCGGCTGTTCTGCAATAAAATTCTTCCATAAAAAAATTATACTCCAAAAGAACGCGTATCTACAAGCGTTTTGTAAAAAAAATTTTCAAACACTCTTGAAAAAACAAAAAAAGTATAATATAATGATAAAGTAAGCGACGATTGATCTTTGCTTGCAGGCTATATTTTAGGGGGTTAGCAGATTTATGAGTAAAATTCAGGCGGAAGACATCCGCAACCTTGCAATCATCGGGCACAGTGGCGAAGGCAAAACTTCGGTCTGCGAGGCGATCCTGTTCAACGGCAGATCGACCGACCGTTTGGGCAAAGTTCCCGACGGGAACACCGTAACCGATTACGACGAACAGGAGATCGCGCGAAAGATGTCCATTTCGCTTTCGGTCGCATACACCGAATGGGAGGGAGCGAAGATCAACCTTTTGGACGTACCCGGATTTTACGATTTCGAAGGCGAGATGAACGAGGCGCTCCGCGCCGCGGGCGGCGCGCTCATCGTAATGGGCGCGAACGGAACGGTGACGGTCGGCGCGGAAAAGGCGATCGCGATCTGCCAGCGCGCGCAACTGCCTATGGTCATTTTCATCAACGGCATGGATAAGGACAACGCGGACTACGCGGGCACGGTGGCGGCGCTCAAACAAAATTACGCGGGCAAGATCGCGCCCATTCAGATCCCCATCATGCAGGGGCAGAAAATGATCGGTTATATCAACGCCATCAAAGAAAAGGCATACCGCTTTTCCGACGCGGGCTTGCAGGAGATCCCCATTCCCGAGGATATGCTGCCGACGCTCAAAGAAATGCAGGACAGCCTGACGGAAACGGCGGCGGAGAACGACGACGCGCTTTTGGATAAATATTTTTCCGAGGGCGCGCTCACGCGCGACGAGATCGTGCACGGCATCCGCAAGGGCATTTACAACGTGAACACCATTCCCGTCATGGCGGGTTCGGCGCTGCAGAACAAGGGCATCATCAATCTGATGGACGAGATCGTAAAATATATGCCTAAGGCGAAGGAACGCCGCGAAATGGTGGCGACCGACCTTATGAAAGACGAACTGACGGGCGTTTCCTGCGAGGAGGACGGACCCTTTGCGGCGCAGGTATTCAAGACGGTGGTCGATCCTTTCGTCGGCAAACTCAATATCATGAAAGTATTCCGCGGCATGCTCCGCTCGGGCTCGACGGTGTACAACGCGACGACGGGCAAAAGCGAACGCATCAGTCAGATCTATCTTTTAAAAGGGAAAAAACAGGAGCCCGTTTCCGAACTGGGCGCGGGCGATATCGGCGCGGTGAACAAACTAATCTCGACCAACACGGGCGACACGCTCTGCGACGAGAACGCGAAAGTGAAGTTCGACGCCATTCACTTCCCCCGCCCCGTCTATTCCATGGCGGTGTACGCGGACAAAAAGGGCGAAGAGGATAAAATTTTCGGCGGACTCAATAAATTATCCGAAGAAGATTACACCTTTACGGTGGAGAAGAACGCCGATACGGGCGAAATGATTTTAAGCGGTCAGGGCGAAACGCATCTGGACGTCATCAATAAAAAATTAAAGGCGAAGTTTAACGTGTCGGCGGCTTTGAGAACGCCGCGCATCGCCTACCGCGAGACCATCCGCAAGATCGTACAGGCGGAGGGCAAGCACAAAAAACAATCGGGCGGGCACGGACAGTACGGTCACTGCAAGATACGGTTCGAGCCTTTCGACGGCGATTTCGAGTTTGCGGAAGAAGTCGTGGGCGGCAGCGTGCCCAAACAATATATCCCCGCGGTGGAAAAGGGGCTCAGGGAATGTCTGCCGTCGGGCGTTCTGGCGGGATATCCCGTGACGGGGCTGCGCGCAGTCTTGTACGACGGCAGTTATCACGACGTGGATTCCTCGGAAATGGCGTTCAAACTGGCGGCGGCGATCGCGTTTAAAGAAGGGCTGAAAAACGCCCAACCCACCCTTTTGGAGCCGATCATGCGGTTAAAGATCCGTATTCCCGAAGCATATCTCGGAGATATCATGGGCGATATGAACAAGCGCCGCGGACGCATCCTCGGCATCGACATGGCGGAGGGTATGCAGATCGTAAACGCGGAGGCGCCGCAGTCGGAACTTTCCAAGTACGCGACCGACCTTCGCAGCATGACGCAGGGACGCGGACGGTTTATCGCCGAATTTGAACGCTACGACGAAGTGCCCGCAGCGGAATCGGAAAAGATCGTCAGGGCGCGGCAGGCGGAAAACAATTAAAAATATACGGCAAGCCCCGACAGATTTCTGTCGGGGCTTGTTTTTCGGGCGGTTTACACCGCCCCGCACTTCCTATGCTTAATAACAACTATTGTCAGTGTCTGGTATATTCGGGTCCGCAGGAACCGCTCGGTGCACATGCGCCTTTGGGGTTGCAACTGCCGCTGTCAGACGAATCGCCCATGGGCGCGCAAGAATAACTTTGGCTTTGTTTAAGTTTTTCAATCATCACCTTATACCTCCTATTTTATTTTTTTCGGAAGTGCCTTTATTCCATATCCCCGTCGAAGGGTCATACAGACATCTTGGATTCTTTGCAAACAGGTTTCCGCTTTCGGCACTGGCGAGGGGACGGCAGTCCGAACAGGCGAAACGAAATTCACACCCGCAACATTTTTCGATCAATCCGAAATGTAATTTACGATAGCGTAACGCCGTTTCTCCGCACACGATCTCATGTAAATTCTGTTTACGCACATTGCCCAACGAAAGATTCCGCTCAAACACGCAGGGGTAAACGCTCCCGTCCGAGGAGACAGCAAGTTTTCCCGCCCAGCATGTATTTTCCCCCATGGCGCGAGCAAACCATTCTTTTTCAGCCCTGAAAACAGGTTCTGTGCGACAGGCGTATTTGACTTCTTCTTTTCTAGACACGAGGTGCCTGTTCTGTATCCCGCCCGCGACTTTACGTATGACGTCAAATTTATAATCGTCGATTTTCAGATCATTCAAAAAAGCGATTATGTTTTCGCGTTCGTTTATATTTTCTTTCATCAGCACGACGGCGATGCTCACTTTTATTCCGGACTCCCGTAAACGGCGGACGGTGTCGACCGTTTTTTGGAAACTTCCGCGCACACCCGTGATCGTCTCGTGTATCTGCGCCCTATCTCCGTACAACGAAACACGCACATGAATTTTGTTTTCACGGCATAGGTTTGTCAACTCGTCGCTAAAAAACGTTGCGTTCGTAAAAATTTCGATTTGTCCGAACGACAACTCGCAGGCGTACCTCACAAGGTTTTCCAGATCTTTATTACAGCAGGGTTCCCCGCCGATAAACTGCACACGAAAACAGCCTTCGTTTTTCAGTTCGCGCAGTACGCGACGCCAGTCTTCCCGCGTCAATTCCCCTTCGGCTTCATGCCGAGTGCCCTCGTAACAGTGAACGCAACGCAAATTACACTTTTGCGTAACTTCGATCCAGGCAAAAGTCAGAGGGGCCTGCGTGACTGAAGGAAGGTAACGATGCGTGCTTTCGCCATGATACAGCCCTAAAGCACGTATCTCCTCGATAAACTTCCGTTCGTTCCCGCCGCTCGCCCTTTCACCATGCAAAATACAGCGTTCTGCAATTGATTTTCCCTCTTCGTCCAGCCAATACACATCGCCGCTGCGGAAATCGTAAACGGCTGCGCGTTTTTCACCTTCGACAAATACAACGTCCTGTTTCCATTCCCATACCTCGTATTCCCGCATAATCCTCCGTTTGTAACGTATGTTTTTTATTATTTTACATCATAATATGATGTATGTCAATCATTTTACATCACAAAATGATATTTTCTTAATATGGAAACAGCAAAATTGGTCGGGTCACGCTTGCGCGATGCCCGCAAGGCAAAAGGACTGACGCAAAAAGAAGTTGCCGCTCATTTCAGAATGACGCAACAGCAATACAGTCGCTTTGAAAACGGAGTCTTTGAACTGAATTACGGACAAATTATCGAATTATGTTTATTTTATAACATTACACCAAACGAGTTGTTCGGATTTGACGAATAAGCGCTCTCCGCCGATCGGCGGAGAGCGCTTATTTTTCTTTTATTTACCACCAGCATCTAAGTAAGCGGTATAATCTGCAATGACTTGCTTCGCGGTGCCGTCCTGTTCGATCTTGCCGTCTTTCAGCCAAACGGCACGCTCGCAGAGATCGACCACGCTGCGCGTGTGCGAAACGATGATAAACGTCGTGCCCTGTTCTTTTTTCTCCATCAGCCGCGCATAACATTTTTTCTGGAACGCCGCGTCGCCCACGCCGAGGATCTCGTCGACGAGCAGAATGTCGGAATCCATATTAATGGCGATGGAAAAACCCAACCTCGACAGCATACCCGAAGAATAATTCTTGACGGGCGAATTGATAAACTCTCCGAGTTCGGCAAATTTTAAAATGTCGTCCATCTTATTTTCGATCTGCCTTTTGGTATAGCCCATGATGGCGGCGTTGAGGTAGATATTCTCCATGCCGTTGGCGTTTCCGTCGAACCCCGCGCCCAACTGTAACAGCGGTGTGATTTTGCCGAACACGTCTATTTTGCCGCGCGTCGGCTGCAACGTGCCCGCGATAATTTTCAAAAGCGTGCTTTTGCCCGCGCCGTTCCGTCCGATAAAAGCCACCGATTCGCCGTAACGGATCTGAAAGGTAAGATCCGTCAGACAATGAAATTTTTGTTTTTTCAGTTTGCCGCGGAACAGTTTTACGACGACTTCTTTCAAATCGTCCGTTCGTTCGGTAAATGCGTTGAAATCCATGCTGACGCCGCGCGCGTCCACGAGGAGTTGGTTGGAATCGTTTTTTTCTGCCATGTTACAACCTCGCCGCAATGGAATTTTTCGTCAGCCGCATAAAAAGCAGTCCCAACAAAAAGAAAACGATCCCGAACCCGTAACAGATCAGGTGTTCGGCCAGAGAGGGCATCCCTCCCATCAACAGCGTTCGGAAATATTCCACATAATGATACATTGGATTGAACGCCATGACCTTGGTGACCATAGGACTGTTCAGTTTATCTACGGTATAAAATAACGGCGTCAGGTACGTCCACAACGTCAGCAATACCGAATAAATATGCTGAATATCGCGGAAAAACACAAATAACGTGCTTAAAAATAAAGATATCCCCAGAGAAAACAGGAGAAGCGAAGGAAGCAAAACGATCGTCATCAGCATTTCCCAATGGAAAGCGACGTCCGCCCCCATCAGTATGCGGATGACCATGACCAGCACAAGCGCGATAAAGGAAAATCCGAACGTAACCAGCGAAGACAGGACGTTGGAAATGGGAAAGATGCTGACGGAGATCTTGTTTTTTTGCAACAGGTTGCGCTGGTTGACCAGGCACGGAAGCGAACCCGACGTGGAAGCGCGCATCACGTTGAAAATAATATTTCCGCTTAAAACATAGACCGAATAATCCAACTCGATCCCGTCGCGCCCGAAGATCTGCGAAAAGACGAACGCCATCACGAGCATATTCAAAAGCGGGTTCAAAACCGTCCACAAAACGCCGATAAACGAGCCGTAATATTGATTTCTGATATTCCGTTTGACGAGCAGGCGCAAAAGATAGGTACGCTGTGCCGCCTGATTCAAAATGCCGATTTGCTTCATGTCTTCTCTCTATAACTTTTCTTCTCTGTTTTTATGCAATCTGCGATACAGCCCCGCGGGCAAAAATGCCAGAATCAGCGGCTTGAACGCATAAAATCTGCCCTTGACGGAACGGTTGAGCCGACTCCCGTACATACGCACGTAAAATTCGTTGCGGCGGGTGCGGAAGGTGTGCTTTTTGGCGAGGTTTCGCGGTTCGTAATACGAAATGAGATCGTCCTGTAAATTATATCCGTACAGGCGCGCCGCATACAGGCGGAATACGAGATCGTAATCTTCGCTGCGCACCGTTTTGGAAACGTCGCGGTATCCGCCGACTTTTAAGAGCGCCTCGCGGCGGAACAAAAGCGTGGGATGGATAAAGGGGTTCCCGCGTATGATATCCGAAAGTTGCGGCTGTGCGGGAAAAGACCTTCTCGCGTAGACGCCCTTCTCGTCGAACAGGCGGGCGCCGCCTCCCGTAAAGGCGTAATCGGGATGTCCGTTTAAAAAAGCCAACTGCTTTTCGAAGCGCCCGACGCGGCAGATATCGTCCGCATCCATGCGCGCCACGAACTCGCCCGCGCTCTTTTCCAGCGCGAAATTCAGACAATACGTGAGCCCGCAATTTTCTTCGAGCGAAAACACTTTCAGCGACGGAAACTCTTCCGACAGGCGAAACAACTTGTCCGCGGTGCCGTCCTTAGAGCCGTCGTTTACGGCGATGACTTCCATGTCCCCCGTATAAGTATATAGGGAGCGGACAGCGCGTTCCACGCTGTTTTCGGCGTTATATACGCCCATAATGACGGATATCACTCGCATTCCCCGCAAAAATCAAAATACGTTTGGGCGAGCCGCTCGGCGGCCGTACGAATATCGTACCCCTCGGCGCGCAAAATGTCAACCGCTTTTACGCACTTATCGGGAATTTTTTGCATCGCCTCCGCCCATTTTTTTGTCGAGAGCGAAAGAAAAGCGTTTTGCGGCGCGAACGAGCACTCGCGCGTGATGAGATCGGAAAACAGGCAGGGAACGCCCGCCGCCTGTGCCTCGATCGCCACGACGGGCAGGCCTTCGTAGCGCGAAGGGAGCAAAAAAGCGTCCATCGCCGCATAGAAGAGCGCGGGCGTCTTGGTGGGCGGGAAAAAGCGGACGCGGCCGCCGCATTTCTCCTCGGCGTAACGTACCAGATTTTCCCGCTCGTCGCCGTCGCCGACGAGAACGAGCGTCAGAGAAGGATCCTCTTTCGCCGCCAGCGAAAAGGCGTCCAGCAAAAAATATAAATTTTTTTGGTAGGCGAACCGCCCCATGAACCCGAGCACCGTACCCGAAAGCCCCAATGCGGCTTTCGCCTCGCTTTTTTCGGGAACGTCGGAAAAGGCGTCCAACTCGACCGCGTTTTTCATAATGAACGCTTTCCGCCAATCTTTGCCGAACAAGTATTTCGCCGCGTCCCCGCCGCACGCCATCAGGTGCGTGGCGTCTTTGGCGGCAAAGCGCTTCAACACGTCTTTGACGAATTTATGGTCGGCATAGCGGTTGGCGGCGCTGTGCGAGTGGCAGATGCGCACGGGCACCCCCGCTTTTTTCGCGGCGTGTAAAACGAACGCGGACAGCGTGGTCATGTGCGAGTGCACGGCGTCGTAATTCTGTTCCCTGAAAAACCGCGTCAGCGCGGGCACAGATTTATAAAAGCGGACAAGGCTCGGAACGGTAAAAATGCGCGCATCGGGATCGAGCGCGCGTATTTTTTCGTCGAAAGGACTCTCGCCGTAGGTATAAAAATCGAATACGACGCGGCTCCTGTCGATGTGCTTGTAATAATTAAAAACGCAGGACGAGACCCCGCCGAGTGCGGCGTTGCCTACGACCTGCGCGATCTTCAATTTCCCGTCAGTCATAGAAGTTTTTCCTGTTTTTCAGGCCGCGAAATTTGGGGAGAATACCCTGCGGACGTAATGTTTGCTCGCCCAAAGCGCTTTCGCCTGATTTCTTACCTTGCAATATTCGTTCAAAGGAACGTGATTGATAAACTTTTCTTCGCCGAACAGGACGACGAACACCGTTTTGCAGAAGATCTTGATATCCAGCCATAAAGACGCGTGCATGACGTAATAGACGTCGTAATAATTGCGTTCCTCGGTGGAAAGATATCCGTTGCCGTTCACTTGTCCCAGCCCCGTAAGGCCGGGCTTGACGTAGAATTTCACCTTTTCCCAATCGCGGTAATCCTTCTCATAGGAAGGGAGCAGCGGGCGGGGCGCGATGAAACACATATCGCCTTTGAGCACGTTGTAGATCTGCGGCAATTCGTCGATCTTGAACTTGCGGATGATCCGCCCCACTCTGGTCACGTGCATGCTGTTGCCCGAAACCACGGGGTTGTCCTTATCGAACGCGACGTTTGTCGAAGTCATCGTTCGGAATTTATATACTTTGAACCTTTTCATACCCTTGCCGGTGCGCTCCTGCGAAAAGAAGACTTTGCCGCCGTCTTCCAGTTTGATCGCGATCGCAGTAACGGCGATCACGGGAGCGGTCAAGACGGCGAGCACCGCCGCAATCACGTACGAAAAAGCATATTTTACGTACAAATACATTTTCATACCAAGATTATATCATTTAAAATGCGCAAAGTAAATTAAAATTTACAATATTATTACATTTTAAAAGAATTTTTACCGTTTTATCATATTCTGCACGGTTTTTACATATCAAATCATAGAATTTTTGGCGGAAAAAAGCGAATTTTGAAGGTCGTGCCCTCTCCGA from Candidatus Borkfalkia ceftriaxoniphila includes the following:
- a CDS encoding sugar transferase; the encoded protein is MKMYLYVKYAFSYVIAAVLAVLTAPVIAVTAIAIKLEDGGKVFFSQERTGKGMKRFKVYKFRTMTSTNVAFDKDNPVVSGNSMHVTRVGRIIRKFKIDELPQIYNVLKGDMCFIAPRPLLPSYEKDYRDWEKVKFYVKPGLTGLGQVNGNGYLSTEERNYYDVYYVMHASLWLDIKIFCKTVFVVLFGEEKFINHVPLNEYCKVRNQAKALWASKHYVRRVFSPNFAA
- a CDS encoding glycosyltransferase: MTDGKLKIAQVVGNAALGGVSSCVFNYYKHIDRSRVVFDFYTYGESPFDEKIRALDPDARIFTVPSLVRFYKSVPALTRFFREQNYDAVHSHMTTLSAFVLHAAKKAGVPVRICHSHSAANRYADHKFVKDVLKRFAAKDATHLMACGGDAAKYLFGKDWRKAFIMKNAVELDAFSDVPEKSEAKAALGLSGTVLGFMGRFAYQKNLYFLLDAFSLAAKEDPSLTLVLVGDGDERENLVRYAEEKCGGRVRFFPPTKTPALFYAAMDAFLLPSRYEGLPVVAIEAQAAGVPCLFSDLITRECSFAPQNAFLSLSTKKWAEAMQKIPDKCVKAVDILRAEGYDIRTAAERLAQTYFDFCGECE
- a CDS encoding glycosyltransferase, which gives rise to MISVIMGVYNAENSVERAVRSLYTYTGDMEVIAVNDGSKDGTADKLFRLSEEFPSLKVFSLEENCGLTYCLNFALEKSAGEFVARMDADDICRVGRFEKQLAFLNGHPDYAFTGGGARLFDEKGVYARRSFPAQPQLSDIIRGNPFIHPTLLFRREALLKVGGYRDVSKTVRSEDYDLVFRLYAARLYGYNLQDDLISYYEPRNLAKKHTFRTRRNEFYVRMYGSRLNRSVKGRFYAFKPLILAFLPAGLYRRLHKNREEKL
- a CDS encoding Crp/Fnr family transcriptional regulator; this encodes MEITTSLFDGVTKDEYDAMMVCFKAVVKTYKKGEEITVGHDRVGVVQKGKASLLKTDLNGVRTIFEQLRPGGVFGDVLAFSGTDASFFIVCDEDCEILFIDYEHIVKRCEKACTHHSVVVQNLVKLMSEKTQALSEHLEILSRRTIREKLLAYFVTAATKNKNYYFTLPFSQTSLADYICVDRSAMVRELKKMSRDGIIEMDKRNVKLCAQYFKK
- a CDS encoding ABC transporter ATP-binding protein; the protein is MAEKNDSNQLLVDARGVSMDFNAFTERTDDLKEVVVKLFRGKLKKQKFHCLTDLTFQIRYGESVAFIGRNGAGKSTLLKIIAGTLQPTRGKIDVFGKITPLLQLGAGFDGNANGMENIYLNAAIMGYTKRQIENKMDDILKFAELGEFINSPVKNYSSGMLSRLGFSIAINMDSDILLVDEILGVGDAAFQKKCYARLMEKKEQGTTFIIVSHTRSVVDLCERAVWLKDGKIEQDGTAKQVIADYTAYLDAGGK
- a CDS encoding helix-turn-helix domain-containing protein, coding for METAKLVGSRLRDARKAKGLTQKEVAAHFRMTQQQYSRFENGVFELNYGQIIELCLFYNITPNELFGFDE
- a CDS encoding iron-containing alcohol dehydrogenase; translated protein: MENFEYCTPTRVLFGKGQVEELPARLAAYGKKVLLTYGGGSIRKIGLYDKVKKLLDGFEIYELSGIEPNPKLQSVEEGAKMCKEKGVEVVLAVGGGSVLDCSKAICAAACYDGQAWDLITGKVPTKKALPLVTVLTLSATGSEYDWGAVISKPDTNDKVGYLDGHLFPALSILDPEYTYTVSARQTAAGAADIMNHVIEQYFTAPNNYLADKICESLLKTVIRYAPKAIGDPNDYEARAQLMWASSLGCNGIAGLGNRYSGWPCHAIEHALSGYYDITHGVGLAIVTPRWMRHILSEKTLERFVNYAQNVWGIEVNGKDGFAVANEAIEKTYAYFVSLGLPMTLKEVGIGSERLGEMAHHIAVNEGLENAWSPLTEKDILQILQECL
- a CDS encoding tRNA threonylcarbamoyladenosine dehydratase; translation: MEEFYCRTAALLGEGGVRKLAGAHVALFGLGGVGSYAAEALARCGVGELTLTDADVVSPSNLNRQLVALRSTVGRYKTEVMQERIADINPDCKVHIKTLYFDAKTAAEYDFSAFSYVADAIDSVADKVRLIASARAAGVPVVSCMGAGNKLGCAFRAAPLEDTKVCPLARIVRRELKKTGITGVKAIYSEEPPEKIDRSAAAAGEKFVGSVSFVPASAGLMMAGEIVRDLVYGI
- a CDS encoding ABC transporter permease, which translates into the protein MKQIGILNQAAQRTYLLRLLVKRNIRNQYYGSFIGVLWTVLNPLLNMLVMAFVFSQIFGRDGIELDYSVYVLSGNIIFNVMRASTSGSLPCLVNQRNLLQKNKISVSIFPISNVLSSLVTFGFSFIALVLVMVIRILMGADVAFHWEMLMTIVLLPSLLLFSLGISLFLSTLFVFFRDIQHIYSVLLTLWTYLTPLFYTVDKLNSPMVTKVMAFNPMYHYVEYFRTLLMGGMPSLAEHLICYGFGIVFFLLGLLFMRLTKNSIAARL
- the fusA gene encoding elongation factor G gives rise to the protein MSKIQAEDIRNLAIIGHSGEGKTSVCEAILFNGRSTDRLGKVPDGNTVTDYDEQEIARKMSISLSVAYTEWEGAKINLLDVPGFYDFEGEMNEALRAAGGALIVMGANGTVTVGAEKAIAICQRAQLPMVIFINGMDKDNADYAGTVAALKQNYAGKIAPIQIPIMQGQKMIGYINAIKEKAYRFSDAGLQEIPIPEDMLPTLKEMQDSLTETAAENDDALLDKYFSEGALTRDEIVHGIRKGIYNVNTIPVMAGSALQNKGIINLMDEIVKYMPKAKERREMVATDLMKDELTGVSCEEDGPFAAQVFKTVVDPFVGKLNIMKVFRGMLRSGSTVYNATTGKSERISQIYLLKGKKQEPVSELGAGDIGAVNKLISTNTGDTLCDENAKVKFDAIHFPRPVYSMAVYADKKGEEDKIFGGLNKLSEEDYTFTVEKNADTGEMILSGQGETHLDVINKKLKAKFNVSAALRTPRIAYRETIRKIVQAEGKHKKQSGGHGQYGHCKIRFEPFDGDFEFAEEVVGGSVPKQYIPAVEKGLRECLPSGVLAGYPVTGLRAVLYDGSYHDVDSSEMAFKLAAAIAFKEGLKNAQPTLLEPIMRLKIRIPEAYLGDIMGDMNKRRGRILGIDMAEGMQIVNAEAPQSELSKYATDLRSMTQGRGRFIAEFERYDEVPAAESEKIVRARQAENN
- a CDS encoding radical SAM/SPASM domain-containing protein yields the protein MREYEVWEWKQDVVFVEGEKRAAVYDFRSGDVYWLDEEGKSIAERCILHGERASGGNERKFIEEIRALGLYHGESTHRYLPSVTQAPLTFAWIEVTQKCNLRCVHCYEGTRHEAEGELTREDWRRVLRELKNEGCFRVQFIGGEPCCNKDLENLVRYACELSFGQIEIFTNATFFSDELTNLCRENKIHVRVSLYGDRAQIHETITGVRGSFQKTVDTVRRLRESGIKVSIAVVLMKENINERENIIAFLNDLKIDDYKFDVIRKVAGGIQNRHLVSRKEEVKYACRTEPVFRAEKEWFARAMGENTCWAGKLAVSSDGSVYPCVFERNLSLGNVRKQNLHEIVCGETALRYRKLHFGLIEKCCGCEFRFACSDCRPLASAESGNLFAKNPRCLYDPSTGIWNKGTSEKNKIGGIR